A genome region from Mesorhizobium sp. B2-1-8 includes the following:
- a CDS encoding MurR/RpiR family transcriptional regulator, with amino-acid sequence MKTPADIITRLQLMSQDGTKSDRRLASLVLSDLDFASKAAISEIAARVGVSEPTVTRFCRNLGCEGLRDFKFYLAQAIAIGGQYLSPEPLSRDAREQRIASAITEAAVTAIQRASENLDMTTLVDVAARLAASGNVLCIGSGGISSMMATEMQNRLFRLGLPVLAQIDGQLQRMYAAVATPDTTVVAFSVSGYARSVIEAVQVAQQYGAATVAVTAPDSALAGAADTVIHLQPLEDGNIYKPTSSRYALLAIVDMIVTSVAETRGPKVLENLRRIKQSVNTLKVDDPRLPLGD; translated from the coding sequence ATGAAGACGCCTGCCGACATCATCACGCGGCTGCAGCTGATGTCGCAGGACGGCACCAAGTCGGATCGCCGGCTGGCGAGCCTCGTTCTGTCCGATCTCGACTTCGCCTCCAAGGCCGCGATCTCCGAGATCGCCGCGCGCGTCGGCGTCAGTGAGCCGACGGTCACCCGTTTTTGCCGCAATCTCGGCTGCGAGGGCCTGCGCGACTTCAAATTCTATCTGGCGCAGGCCATTGCCATCGGCGGCCAGTATCTGTCGCCGGAGCCGCTGAGCCGCGACGCCCGCGAGCAGCGCATTGCGTCGGCCATCACCGAAGCGGCTGTCACAGCCATCCAGCGCGCCAGCGAGAATCTCGACATGACGACGCTGGTCGACGTCGCCGCGCGCCTTGCGGCATCGGGCAATGTGCTGTGCATCGGTTCGGGTGGCATTTCCTCGATGATGGCGACCGAGATGCAGAACCGGCTGTTCAGGCTCGGCCTGCCGGTGCTGGCTCAGATCGACGGGCAACTGCAGCGCATGTATGCCGCCGTCGCCACGCCGGACACCACCGTGGTCGCCTTCTCGGTCTCCGGCTACGCGCGCTCGGTCATCGAGGCGGTGCAGGTCGCCCAGCAATATGGCGCCGCCACGGTTGCCGTCACCGCGCCCGACTCCGCATTGGCCGGGGCCGCCGACACGGTCATCCACCTGCAGCCGCTCGAGGACGGCAACATCTACAAGCCGACATCGTCGCGCTACGCGCTGCTGGCGATCGTCGACATGATCGTGACATCGGTCGCCGAGACGCGCGGCCCGAAGGTGCTGGAGAACCTGCGCCGCATCAAGCAGAGCGTGAACACGCTGAAGGTGGACGATCCGCGTTTGCCGCTGGGAGATTGA
- a CDS encoding ABC transporter ATP-binding protein, with translation MTDVEFRNLSKSFGQHKILEDISLDIESGEFVVLVGPSGCGKSTLLRMLAGLETISSGDLLIGGTRANDLPPQQRNIAMVFQSYALFPHLKASDNIGFGPKIRGENRTAIDQKVKKASGVLNLFSYLDRYPRQLSGGQRQRVAMGRAIVREPSVFLFDEPLSNLDAQLRVQMRTEIKALHQRLKSTIVYVTHDQIEAMTMADRIVVMDRGRIQQVGAPLELYDRPANKFVAGFLGSPSMSFVSGALKTTPEKTWFESVGGGRLALAGKPVPAGSAVEAGIRPEHFIVGEATDAMTLKVDVVEPTGSETHVYGAIGTDTVRAVFRDRLPVRPGDLLPVSVDPGNIHLFDTATGLPLR, from the coding sequence ATGACCGACGTCGAGTTTCGCAACCTGTCGAAATCCTTTGGCCAGCACAAGATCCTCGAGGACATCAGCCTCGACATCGAGAGCGGCGAGTTCGTGGTGCTGGTCGGGCCGTCCGGCTGCGGCAAGTCGACCTTGCTGCGCATGCTGGCGGGATTGGAGACCATCAGTTCCGGCGATCTCCTGATCGGCGGCACGCGCGCCAACGACCTGCCGCCGCAACAGCGCAACATCGCCATGGTGTTCCAGTCCTATGCGCTGTTCCCGCACCTGAAGGCTTCCGACAATATCGGCTTCGGTCCGAAAATCCGTGGCGAGAACCGCACGGCCATCGACCAGAAGGTCAAGAAGGCGTCCGGCGTCCTCAACCTGTTCTCTTACCTCGACCGCTATCCCCGCCAGCTCTCGGGCGGCCAGCGCCAGCGCGTCGCCATGGGCCGCGCCATCGTGCGCGAACCCTCGGTGTTCCTGTTCGACGAGCCGCTCAGCAATCTCGACGCACAGCTGCGCGTGCAGATGCGCACCGAGATCAAGGCGCTGCACCAGCGGCTGAAATCGACCATCGTCTACGTCACCCACGACCAAATCGAGGCCATGACCATGGCCGACCGCATCGTCGTGATGGATCGCGGCAGGATCCAACAGGTCGGGGCGCCGCTGGAGCTCTACGACAGGCCGGCCAACAAGTTCGTCGCCGGCTTCCTCGGCTCGCCGTCGATGAGTTTTGTGTCCGGTGCCCTCAAGACGACGCCCGAGAAAACCTGGTTCGAGTCGGTCGGCGGCGGCCGGCTTGCGCTCGCTGGCAAGCCGGTGCCGGCAGGCAGTGCGGTGGAGGCGGGCATCCGGCCCGAGCATTTCATCGTCGGTGAAGCCACCGATGCCATGACGCTCAAGGTTGATGTCGTCGAGCCGACCGGTTCCGAAACCCATGTCTACGGCGCCATTGGCACTGATACGGTACGCGCCGTGTTCCGCGACCGGCTGCCGGTCCGGCCAGGCGACCTGCTGCCGGTCTCCGTCGATCCCGGCAACATCCATCTGTTCGACACGGCGACGGGCCTGCCGCTGAGATGA
- a CDS encoding SDR family NAD(P)-dependent oxidoreductase: protein MVSRAEFEGRTVVVTGAGGGLGSAIVALLAGRGARVVGCDQSDEALASPHLASRHVFDLLDRASVEAAIAAVLEKDGVPDILINNAGWTRAETLDALTADRIEHELDLNLTGVMIFADPMVKAMAARGSGSVVFISSVNAIAHFGNPAYAAAKAGINAYAKSIAVELGRSGVRANVVCPGSIRTAAWDHRLAKNPDVIGKLQRLYPLGRIVNASEVAEAVAFLASDRASGVTGVVMPVDAGLTAGCLPFIDDILGA, encoded by the coding sequence GTGGTTTCGAGAGCCGAATTCGAAGGCAGGACCGTCGTGGTCACCGGCGCCGGTGGCGGCCTCGGCTCGGCGATCGTCGCACTGCTGGCCGGCAGGGGCGCGCGGGTGGTCGGCTGCGACCAGTCCGACGAGGCGCTGGCGAGCCCGCACCTTGCCTCGCGCCATGTCTTCGACCTTCTCGATCGCGCCTCGGTCGAAGCCGCGATCGCCGCGGTGCTCGAAAAGGACGGCGTCCCCGACATCCTGATCAACAATGCCGGCTGGACCCGCGCCGAGACGCTTGATGCGCTGACGGCGGACAGGATCGAGCATGAGCTCGACCTCAATTTGACCGGTGTGATGATTTTCGCCGACCCCATGGTCAAGGCGATGGCCGCGCGCGGTTCGGGCAGCGTCGTCTTCATTTCTTCCGTCAACGCCATCGCGCATTTCGGCAACCCCGCCTATGCCGCCGCCAAAGCCGGCATCAACGCCTATGCCAAATCGATCGCCGTCGAACTCGGCCGCAGCGGCGTGCGCGCCAATGTGGTCTGCCCCGGATCGATCCGCACCGCCGCCTGGGACCATCGCCTCGCCAAGAATCCTGACGTAATCGGCAAGCTGCAGCGACTCTATCCGCTCGGCCGCATCGTCAACGCCTCGGAAGTCGCCGAAGCGGTGGCTTTCCTTGCTTCCGACCGGGCCTCGGGCGTAACAGGCGTGGTGATGCCCGTGGATGCGGGATTGACGGCCGGCTGCCTGCCGTTCATCGACGACATATTGGGAGCGTAA
- a CDS encoding M3 family metallopeptidase, whose amino-acid sequence MPSTKVVDLAAHPLTAWRDPLGLPDFAHIGDGDFSPVFDAALKAHEAEIDAISGNKDTPTIENTLAALELGGEALDHVSSIFWCRAGAYTNETIQALERDISPKMSRHFSAISMNEKLFARIDDLYQRREALKLDAETLRVLEKTWKSFVRSGAKLDADGKMRLAKINEELSSLGTTFGQNVLADERDWALFLDEADLVGLPEFVKSSMAEAAEMRGQKGRYAVTLSRSIYEPFTTFSERRDLREIAYRAFTMRGQNGGASDNTTVVRDMLKLRAEKAKLLGYASFAALKLDDTMAKTPKAVHALLDPVWEKALEKAAADQKELERLATEAGSNEKFAAWDWRFYQEKLRAEKFAFDEAELKPYLQLDRVIDACFDVATRLFGITFEEKKGIAAWHPDARVFVVKNADGSERGLFLADYFARPSKRSGAWMSALRSGYRLGHGSKPVIYNIMNFAKPSAGEPALLSVDEAKTLFHEFGHALHGMLTDVTWPSVSGTSVSRDFVELPSQLYEHWLTVPAVLEKHALHVKTGKPMPKALLDKMLATRTFGAGFATVEFTASALIDMAYHARPDAPDAPLRFEAETLAKLEMPDTIAMRHRTPHFGHVFSGDGYSAGYYSYMWSEVLDADAFAAFEETGDPFNPALAERLRKNIYAAGGSKDPEELYTAFRGKMPSPEAMMVKRGLV is encoded by the coding sequence ATGCCCTCCACGAAAGTCGTCGATCTCGCCGCCCATCCATTGACCGCGTGGCGAGACCCGCTCGGCCTGCCCGATTTTGCCCATATTGGCGACGGTGACTTTTCCCCCGTCTTCGACGCCGCGCTGAAGGCGCATGAAGCCGAGATCGACGCGATATCAGGCAACAAGGATACGCCGACCATCGAGAACACGCTTGCAGCGCTGGAACTGGGCGGCGAGGCGCTCGATCATGTCTCGTCAATCTTCTGGTGCCGCGCCGGCGCCTACACCAACGAGACGATCCAGGCGCTGGAGCGCGATATCTCGCCGAAGATGTCCAGGCACTTCTCGGCGATCTCGATGAACGAAAAACTGTTTGCCCGCATCGACGATCTCTACCAGCGCCGCGAAGCCCTGAAACTCGATGCCGAGACGCTGCGCGTCCTTGAGAAGACCTGGAAAAGCTTCGTCCGCTCCGGCGCCAAGCTCGACGCCGACGGCAAGATGCGGCTGGCAAAGATCAACGAGGAGCTGTCGTCGCTTGGCACGACTTTCGGTCAGAACGTGCTGGCCGACGAGCGCGACTGGGCGCTGTTCCTCGACGAGGCCGACCTCGTCGGCCTGCCGGAGTTCGTGAAAAGCTCGATGGCCGAGGCCGCCGAGATGCGCGGCCAGAAGGGCCGCTACGCCGTCACCCTGTCGCGCTCGATCTATGAGCCGTTCACCACCTTCTCGGAACGCCGCGACCTGCGCGAGATCGCCTATCGCGCCTTCACCATGCGCGGCCAGAATGGCGGCGCGTCCGACAACACGACCGTGGTGCGCGACATGCTGAAGCTGCGCGCCGAGAAGGCGAAGCTGCTCGGCTACGCCTCCTTCGCCGCGCTCAAGCTCGACGATACCATGGCCAAGACGCCGAAGGCGGTGCATGCCCTGCTCGACCCGGTCTGGGAAAAGGCGTTGGAGAAGGCCGCCGCCGATCAGAAGGAGCTGGAGCGTCTGGCGACGGAAGCCGGCAGCAACGAAAAATTCGCCGCCTGGGACTGGCGCTTCTACCAGGAGAAGCTGCGCGCCGAGAAGTTCGCTTTCGACGAGGCGGAGCTGAAACCCTATCTGCAGCTCGACCGTGTCATCGATGCCTGCTTCGACGTGGCGACGCGGCTGTTCGGCATCACCTTCGAGGAGAAGAAGGGCATCGCCGCCTGGCATCCGGACGCGCGTGTGTTCGTGGTGAAAAACGCCGACGGCAGCGAGCGCGGCCTGTTCCTGGCCGACTATTTCGCGCGGCCCTCGAAGCGTTCCGGCGCATGGATGAGCGCGCTGAGGTCCGGTTATCGTCTAGGGCATGGCTCGAAGCCGGTGATCTACAACATCATGAACTTCGCCAAGCCGTCGGCGGGCGAACCGGCCCTGCTGTCGGTCGACGAGGCGAAGACCTTGTTTCACGAATTCGGCCATGCGCTGCATGGCATGTTGACCGACGTCACCTGGCCGTCGGTTTCCGGAACCTCGGTCAGCCGCGACTTCGTCGAATTGCCCTCGCAGCTCTACGAGCACTGGCTGACGGTGCCGGCGGTGCTGGAAAAGCACGCGCTGCATGTCAAGACCGGCAAGCCGATGCCGAAGGCGCTGCTCGACAAGATGCTGGCCACGCGCACTTTCGGCGCCGGCTTCGCCACCGTCGAATTCACCGCCTCTGCCTTGATCGACATGGCCTATCATGCGCGGCCCGATGCGCCGGATGCACCGCTTCGTTTCGAGGCCGAAACATTGGCAAAGCTCGAGATGCCCGACACGATCGCCATGCGTCACCGCACCCCGCATTTCGGCCATGTCTTCTCCGGCGACGGTTACTCGGCCGGCTATTATTCCTACATGTGGTCCGAGGTGCTCGACGCCGACGCCTTCGCTGCCTTCGAGGAGACGGGCGATCCCTTCAACCCCGCGCTGGCCGAGCGGCTGAGGAAGAACATCTACGCCGCCGGCGGCTCGAAGGACCCCGAAGAGCTTTACACCGCGTTTCGCGGCAAAATGCCTTCGCCGGAGGCGATGATGGTCAAGCGGGGATTGGTGTGA
- a CDS encoding M81 family metallopeptidase — translation MRIFTASLATETNTFSPVPTDRASFEMAFYAGPGKHPETPTLCSSPIVALRRRAVAEGLTVIEGTATWAEPGGLVQRQTYEALRDEILGQLKTALPVDAVILGLHGAMVAQGYDDCEGDLLERVRGIVGPEVVIACEFDPHSHLTPKRVAASDIMAYFLEFPHTDFYERGEHVVELGLAAVRGEIKPVISTFDCRMIQVLPTSREPMRSFVDRIKALHGKDGVLSVSVIHGFMAADVPEMGTRILVVTDDDKAKGDALAKRLGRELYAMRETTAMAMLSAADGIDRALAVRAQRKGKPVVIADIWDNPGGGVPGDGTIVLRDLLARGITSVGVATIWDPIAVTFCQAAGEGAVIDLRFGGKAGPQAGEPIDARVKVLKAVSEGWQSFGPSRVTLGPSAVVRIEGTEVDVILNTNRTQTFEPDVFSNIGVDPLSKDILLIKSTNHFYAGFEPIAAEIIYVAAPSSYPSNPAATNYTKLTRPVWPRVADPWAGAAGDPANLPHEGGDWLITPIPA, via the coding sequence ATGCGCATCTTCACCGCCTCGCTGGCGACCGAAACCAACACCTTCTCGCCGGTGCCGACCGACCGGGCCTCGTTCGAGATGGCGTTCTATGCCGGGCCGGGCAAGCATCCGGAGACGCCGACGCTTTGTTCCTCGCCGATCGTCGCGTTGCGCCGTCGCGCGGTCGCCGAAGGCCTGACCGTGATCGAGGGCACCGCGACCTGGGCCGAGCCCGGCGGCCTGGTGCAGCGGCAGACCTACGAAGCGCTGCGCGACGAGATCCTCGGCCAGCTCAAGACGGCACTTCCGGTCGATGCCGTCATTTTGGGCCTGCATGGCGCCATGGTGGCGCAGGGTTATGACGATTGCGAGGGCGACCTGCTGGAGCGCGTGCGCGGCATCGTCGGGCCTGAGGTGGTGATCGCCTGCGAGTTCGATCCGCACAGCCATCTGACGCCCAAGCGCGTGGCGGCATCCGACATCATGGCCTATTTCCTCGAATTCCCGCACACGGATTTCTACGAGCGCGGCGAGCACGTCGTCGAGCTTGGGCTTGCCGCGGTGCGCGGCGAGATCAAGCCCGTCATCTCGACCTTCGACTGCCGCATGATCCAGGTGCTGCCGACCAGCCGCGAGCCGATGCGTTCCTTCGTCGACCGCATCAAGGCGCTGCACGGCAAGGACGGAGTGCTGTCGGTCTCGGTCATCCACGGCTTCATGGCCGCCGACGTGCCGGAAATGGGCACGCGCATCCTGGTCGTCACCGACGATGACAAGGCCAAGGGCGATGCGCTGGCCAAGCGGCTGGGACGCGAACTCTATGCCATGCGCGAAACGACGGCGATGGCGATGCTGAGTGCGGCCGACGGCATCGACCGCGCGCTCGCGGTGCGCGCGCAGCGCAAGGGCAAGCCGGTGGTCATCGCCGACATCTGGGACAATCCCGGCGGCGGCGTGCCGGGCGACGGCACCATCGTGCTGCGCGACCTCCTGGCGCGCGGCATCACCAGCGTCGGCGTGGCGACGATCTGGGATCCGATCGCGGTGACCTTCTGCCAGGCGGCCGGCGAGGGCGCGGTCATCGACCTGCGTTTCGGCGGCAAGGCCGGGCCACAGGCGGGCGAGCCGATCGACGCGCGCGTCAAGGTGCTGAAGGCTGTCAGCGAAGGCTGGCAGAGTTTCGGACCGAGCCGCGTGACATTGGGACCGTCAGCGGTGGTGCGCATCGAGGGCACTGAGGTCGATGTGATCCTGAACACCAACCGCACGCAGACCTTCGAGCCGGATGTCTTTTCCAACATCGGCGTCGATCCGCTGTCGAAAGACATTTTGCTGATCAAGTCGACGAACCATTTCTACGCCGGCTTCGAGCCGATCGCCGCCGAGATCATCTATGTCGCGGCGCCGAGTTCGTATCCCAGCAATCCGGCGGCGACGAATTATACCAAGCTGACCCGGCCAGTGTGGCCACGGGTGGCTGATCCTTGGGCAGGTGCCGCGGGCGACCCTGCCAATCTCCCCCACGAGGGGGGAGATTGGCTAATCACACCAATCCCCGCTTGA
- a CDS encoding YggT family protein: protein MLALIQTIVMALDLYWWVIIASAIFSWLYAFNVVNSRNQFVGSIGNMLYRLTEPALRPIRRFMPDLGGIDISPIILLLILFFLRQFILTTVAPLLLA from the coding sequence ATGCTCGCCCTCATTCAAACCATCGTCATGGCGCTCGACCTCTATTGGTGGGTCATCATCGCCTCGGCGATCTTTTCCTGGCTCTATGCCTTCAACGTCGTCAACTCGCGCAACCAGTTCGTCGGCAGCATCGGCAACATGCTCTACCGGCTGACCGAGCCGGCGCTGCGGCCGATCCGCCGCTTCATGCCCGACCTTGGCGGCATCGACATCTCGCCGATCATCCTGCTGCTGATCCTGTTCTTCCTCAGGCAGTTCATTCTCACCACGGTGGCGCCGCTGCTGCTGGCCTGA
- a CDS encoding nuclear transport factor 2 family protein has translation MKGAARPLMDVRPVVFTAALSLLAIMAARADDRAIISRWYSALLVADRTELADLLADDVRIKLDDLGVVQSKQEFIASLDEWKGAVAGAAIRHRIEKSEGGVTTVIACYDFPHNDMLMQETFAVSDDRITASSQAAIAENCEGY, from the coding sequence ATGAAGGGGGCGGCGCGCCCGCTGATGGACGTCAGGCCGGTCGTTTTCACGGCAGCCTTATCGCTGTTGGCGATCATGGCCGCTCGCGCCGATGACCGCGCCATCATCAGCCGCTGGTATTCGGCTCTGCTGGTCGCCGATCGCACCGAGTTGGCGGACCTGCTCGCCGACGATGTCCGCATCAAGCTCGACGATCTCGGCGTCGTCCAGAGCAAGCAGGAATTCATCGCCTCGCTCGACGAATGGAAAGGCGCGGTTGCCGGGGCCGCTATCCGGCACCGCATCGAGAAGAGCGAAGGCGGGGTCACCACCGTGATCGCCTGCTACGATTTCCCCCACAATGACATGCTGATGCAGGAAACCTTCGCGGTGAGCGACGACCGCATCACCGCCAGCTCGCAGGCCGCGATCGCAGAAAACTGCGAGGGCTACTGA
- a CDS encoding ABC transporter substrate-binding protein, with amino-acid sequence MNLAKWTAGLMAGMGMLAFAAQAEAGEVRVTVAEYSAKTGPYFEQVKKEFEAKNPSITVKFEVVPWDVLLQKLTTDITAGTNADLSIIGTRWLIDFVQQDVAEPLDSYITPEFKGRFIDTFLSPSIMGGKTYGLPIAASARAMYYNKDLFEKAGIAKPPATWTELQEDARKIKAQGAFGFGLQGKEIETDVYYYYAMWSQGTEILNKDGTSGLSTPGALAAAKLYKSMIDEGLTEPGVTSNNREDVQNLFKQGKVGMMITAPFLSNQIKEEAPSLKYGVAAIPAGPTGARGTYGVTDSMIMFKNSKNKDEAWKLMDFLFTTEQRAKFTQGEGFLPVNKEEAKMDYYVNNADLAAFTALLPDARFAPVIPGWEEVAQITSDTMQKIYLGGDPETILKDAAAKANAVLKK; translated from the coding sequence ATGAACCTTGCAAAATGGACTGCCGGCCTGATGGCCGGAATGGGCATGCTGGCCTTCGCGGCGCAGGCAGAGGCCGGCGAAGTGCGGGTTACCGTCGCGGAATACAGCGCCAAGACCGGCCCCTACTTCGAGCAGGTGAAGAAGGAGTTCGAGGCGAAGAACCCTAGCATCACGGTCAAATTCGAGGTGGTGCCGTGGGATGTGCTCTTGCAGAAGCTGACCACCGACATCACCGCCGGCACCAATGCGGATCTCTCCATCATCGGCACGCGCTGGCTGATCGACTTCGTCCAGCAGGATGTCGCCGAGCCACTCGACAGCTACATCACGCCCGAATTCAAGGGCCGCTTCATCGACACCTTCCTGTCGCCTTCGATCATGGGCGGCAAGACCTACGGCCTGCCGATCGCCGCCTCGGCGCGCGCCATGTATTACAACAAGGATCTCTTCGAAAAGGCCGGCATCGCCAAGCCGCCGGCAACCTGGACCGAACTGCAGGAGGATGCGCGCAAGATCAAGGCGCAGGGCGCCTTCGGCTTCGGCCTGCAGGGCAAGGAGATCGAGACCGACGTCTATTACTACTACGCGATGTGGTCGCAGGGCACCGAGATCCTCAACAAGGACGGCACGTCGGGCCTGAGCACGCCGGGCGCGCTGGCAGCCGCCAAGCTCTACAAGTCGATGATCGACGAGGGGCTGACCGAGCCCGGCGTCACCTCCAACAACCGCGAGGACGTGCAGAACCTATTCAAGCAGGGCAAGGTCGGCATGATGATCACGGCGCCCTTCCTGTCCAACCAGATCAAGGAGGAGGCGCCGAGCCTCAAATACGGCGTGGCCGCCATTCCGGCGGGTCCGACCGGCGCGCGCGGCACCTATGGAGTCACCGACTCCATGATCATGTTCAAGAACTCAAAGAACAAGGACGAGGCCTGGAAGCTGATGGACTTCCTGTTCACCACGGAGCAGCGCGCCAAGTTCACGCAAGGTGAAGGCTTCCTGCCGGTGAACAAGGAAGAGGCCAAGATGGATTATTACGTCAACAACGCCGATCTGGCCGCCTTTACCGCACTGCTACCGGATGCCCGTTTCGCGCCCGTCATCCCGGGCTGGGAAGAAGTCGCCCAGATCACCTCGGATACCATGCAGAAGATCTATCTCGGCGGCGATCCCGAGACAATCTTGAAGGACGCCGCGGCGAAGGCCAATGCGGTGCTGAAGAAATAG
- a CDS encoding carbohydrate ABC transporter permease — MQNRFLPYLLTLPSLFLAAVVIFWPVWDLIQIATHDVNRFGQLHEFSGLANFAALTADPDFIAALWRTGLWTVLVVGGALLVSIPVAMILNIDFYGRGLARVIIMLPWAVSLTMTAVVWRWALSGESGMLNSALIGLGLIDHNIQWLAQAGTAFPMQVLIGILVTVPFTTTIFLGGLSSIPDDLYEAAALEGATPLQQFREITFPLLKPFINIAIVLNTIYVFNSFPIIWVMTQGGPANSTDILVTHLYKLAFRIGKLGEASAVSLVMFAILLVFTMIYVRLAMREQRA, encoded by the coding sequence ATGCAAAATCGCTTCCTGCCCTATCTCCTGACCTTGCCCAGCCTGTTCCTGGCGGCGGTGGTCATCTTCTGGCCGGTCTGGGACCTGATCCAGATCGCGACGCACGACGTCAATCGCTTCGGTCAGTTGCATGAGTTCAGCGGCCTTGCCAATTTCGCCGCGCTGACCGCCGATCCTGATTTCATCGCGGCCCTCTGGCGCACGGGGCTTTGGACCGTGCTGGTGGTCGGCGGTGCGCTGCTGGTCTCGATCCCGGTGGCGATGATCCTCAACATCGATTTCTATGGCCGTGGCCTTGCCCGCGTCATCATCATGCTGCCCTGGGCAGTCTCGCTGACCATGACGGCGGTGGTCTGGCGCTGGGCGCTGAGCGGCGAAAGCGGCATGCTGAATTCGGCGCTGATCGGGCTTGGCTTGATCGACCACAACATCCAGTGGCTGGCACAGGCCGGCACCGCCTTTCCGATGCAGGTGCTGATCGGCATATTGGTGACGGTGCCGTTCACCACGACGATCTTCCTCGGCGGCCTGTCGTCGATCCCGGACGATCTCTACGAGGCGGCTGCACTCGAAGGGGCAACGCCGCTGCAGCAGTTCCGCGAGATCACTTTTCCGCTGCTGAAACCCTTCATCAACATCGCCATCGTGCTCAACACCATCTACGTCTTCAACTCGTTCCCGATCATCTGGGTGATGACGCAGGGCGGGCCGGCCAATTCGACCGACATCCTGGTCACCCATCTCTACAAGCTCGCCTTCCGCATCGGCAAACTGGGCGAGGCCTCGGCGGTGTCATTGGTGATGTTCGCCATATTGCTGGTCTTCACCATGATCTATGTGCGCCTCGCCATGCGGGAGCAGCGCGCATGA
- a CDS encoding carbohydrate ABC transporter permease, which yields MTGKLKRTVFAWLLLAPLIVVTIFPFAVMFLTAVKPRTEVLTPTWWPSEFRWSNFSDMWVATGFGQALANSLYVSVIATVGAILISVPAAYAMSRFRFAGYGAFRQFLLISQMISPIVLVLGLFRLMAAWGLVESTTALGFIYMAFNVAFTVWMLQSYFDTIPRDLEEAAWMEGAGRWLTLRKVFLPLCLPAIAVTAIFTFINAWNEFVVALTMLRSQESYTLPIQVFSLVAGRYTIEWHHVMAATLLATLPVAILFIWLQRYLVRGLALGAVK from the coding sequence ATGACCGGCAAGCTGAAGCGGACCGTCTTCGCCTGGCTGCTGCTGGCGCCTTTGATCGTGGTGACGATCTTCCCCTTCGCTGTGATGTTCCTGACAGCGGTCAAGCCGCGGACCGAGGTGCTGACACCCACCTGGTGGCCGAGCGAGTTCCGCTGGTCGAATTTTTCCGACATGTGGGTGGCGACCGGCTTCGGCCAGGCGCTGGCCAATTCGCTCTACGTGTCTGTCATCGCCACTGTCGGCGCCATCTTGATCTCGGTGCCGGCGGCTTACGCGATGTCGCGCTTCCGCTTCGCCGGCTACGGCGCGTTCCGCCAGTTCCTGCTGATCTCGCAGATGATCTCGCCGATCGTGCTGGTGCTCGGGCTGTTCCGACTGATGGCCGCCTGGGGGCTGGTCGAATCGACCACCGCGCTCGGCTTCATCTACATGGCCTTCAATGTCGCCTTCACCGTGTGGATGCTGCAGAGCTATTTCGACACTATTCCGCGCGATCTCGAGGAAGCGGCCTGGATGGAAGGCGCCGGCCGCTGGCTGACCTTGCGAAAAGTGTTCCTGCCGCTCTGCCTGCCGGCGATCGCGGTGACGGCGATCTTCACCTTCATCAATGCCTGGAACGAATTCGTCGTGGCGCTCACCATGCTGCGCAGCCAGGAGAGCTACACGCTGCCGATCCAGGTCTTCTCGCTGGTCGCGGGCCGCTACACGATCGAATGGCATCACGTCATGGCGGCGACGCTGCTGGCCACCTTGCCGGTGGCGATCCTGTTCATATGGTTGCAGCGTTATCTCGTCCGGGGCCTCGCGCTCGGGGCGGTCAAGTAG
- a CDS encoding DUF167 domain-containing protein codes for MSAPFRIRENGVDLFVRLTPKSSVDRLEGVETSADGRRHVKARVRAVPENGAANQALEKLVAKALGVPVSAVSVFAGGTARLKTLRIVGDPEALARSVEALCDQSSA; via the coding sequence ATGAGCGCGCCGTTCCGCATCCGCGAGAACGGCGTCGATCTGTTCGTGCGGCTAACGCCGAAGTCTTCCGTGGACCGGCTCGAAGGCGTCGAAACATCGGCGGACGGACGACGTCACGTGAAGGCGCGGGTCCGCGCCGTGCCGGAAAACGGCGCCGCCAATCAAGCGCTGGAGAAGCTGGTCGCCAAGGCGCTGGGCGTGCCGGTATCGGCCGTTTCGGTCTTTGCCGGCGGCACGGCCCGGCTCAAGACGCTGCGCATTGTGGGTGATCCGGAGGCGCTGGCAAGAAGTGTCGAAGCGCTCTGCGATCAATCCTCTGCCTGA